A region of Lycium barbarum isolate Lr01 chromosome 1, ASM1917538v2, whole genome shotgun sequence DNA encodes the following proteins:
- the LOC132629075 gene encoding protein LIGHT-DEPENDENT SHORT HYPOCOTYLS 10-like, with amino-acid sequence MMSSEKIREVGEGSSSSAAISIAPPDNHHRQPSPPQLSRYESQKRRDWNTFGQYLKNQRPPVPLPQCNYNHVLDFLRYLDQFGKTKVHMQGCLFFGQPEPPGPCTCPLRQAWGSLDALIGRLRAAYEENGGLQETNPFASGAIRVYLREVRDSQAKARGIPYKKKKKKRPNLQIKASNNNDGATATTFQLQSS; translated from the coding sequence ATGATGTCAAGTGAGAAAATAAGAGAAGTAGGAGAAGGATCATCATCAAGTGCTGCTATTAGTATAGCACCACCTGATAACCATCATCGCCAGCCATCACCACCACAATTGAGTCGATATGAGTCGCAAAAACGTCGCGATTGGAACACGTTCGGTCAGTACTTGAAAAATcaaaggccacccgtaccattaCCCCAGTGCAACTATAACCATGTGTTAGATTTCCTTCGATACCTCGATCAGTTCGGGAAGACTAAGGTTCACATGCAGGGTTGCCTATTTTTCGGACAACCTGAACCGCCCGGCCCGTGTACGTGTCCATTAAGACAAGCATGGGGAAGCTTAGATGCCCTAATTGGGAGGCTTAGAGCTGCTTATGAAGAAAATGGTGGTTTGCAAGAGACTAACCCTTTTGCAAGTGGTGCTATTCGTGTTTATTTACGTGAAGTAAGAGATTCACAAGCTAAGGCAAGGGGAATTCcatataagaagaagaagaagaagaggccaAATTTGCAAATTAAGGCTAGTAACAACAATGATGGTGCTACTGCTACAACGTTTCAGCTTCAATCTTCTTGA